Within Serratia odorifera, the genomic segment CGCCACCTCGAGTTAACAAGCTTCGGCGCGTAACTCACTGCTCTTTAACAATTTATCAGACAATCTGTGTGGGCACTCACAAGACGATATCCAGTTGCTTCGGCAGCAAAAAAATATCAAGTCTTGAAGAGTGACTACTGAAGTAAAATTCATTTAGTGAATCTTTGAGCACCGCTTCACGAGTTGAAGCAAATCAAGCTTTTAATTGAAGAGTTTGATCATGGCTCAGATTGAACGCTGGCGGCAGGCCTAACACATGCAAGTCGAGCGGTAGCACAGGAGAGCTTGCTCTCTGGGTGACGAGCGGCGGACGGGTGAGTAATGTCTGGGAAACTGCCCGATGGAGGGGGGATAACCACTGGAAACGGTGGCTAATACCGCATAACGTCTACGGACCAAAGAGGGGGACCTTCGGGCCTCTTGCCATCGGATGTGCCCAGATGGGATTAGCTAGTAGGTGGGGTAACGGCTCACCTAGGCGACGATCCCTAGCTGGTCTGAGAGGATGACCAGCCACACTGGAACTGAGACACGGTCCAGACTCCTACGGGAGGCAGCAGTGGGGAATATTGCACAATGGGCGCAAGCCTGATGCAGCCATGCCGCGTGTGTGAAGAAGGCCTTCGGGTTGTAAAGCACTTTCAGCGAGGAGGAAGGCCAATAGCTTAATACGCTGTTGGATTGACGTTACTCGCAGAAGAAGCACCGGCTAACTCCGTGCCAGCAGCCGCGGTAATACGGAGGGTGCAAGCGTTAATCGGAATTACTGGGCGTAAAGCGCACGCAGGCGGTTTGTTAAGTCAGATGTGAAATCCCCGCGCTTAACGTGGGAACTGCATTTGAAACTGGCAAGCTAGAGTCTCGTAGAGGGGGGTAGAATTCCAGGTGTAGCGGTGAAATGCGTAGAGATCTGGAGGAATACCGGTGGCGAAGGCGGCCCCCTGGACGAAGACTGACGCTCAGGTGCGAAAGCGTGGGGAGCAAACAGGATTAGATACCCTGGTAGTCCACGCTGTAAACGATGTCGATTTGGAGGTTGTGCCCTTGAGGCGTGGCTTCCGGAGCTAACGCGTTAAATCGACCGCCTGGGGAGTACGGCCGCAAGGTTAAAACTCAAATGAATTGACGGGGGCCCGCACAAGCGGTGGAGCATGTGGTTTAATTCGATGCAACGCGAAGAACCTTACCTACTCTTGACATCCAGAGAACTTTCCAGAGATGGAAGGGTGCCTTCGGGAACTCTGAGACAGGTGCTGCATGGCTGTCGTCAGCTCGTGTTGTGAAATGTTGGGTTAAGTCCCGCAACGAGCGCAACCCTTATCCTTTGTTGCCAGCGGTTCGGCCGGGAACTCAAAGGAGACTGCCAGTGATAAACTGGAGGAAGGTGGGGATGACGTCAAGTCATCATGGCCCTTACGAGTAGGGCTACACACGTGCTACAATGGCGTATACAAAGAGAAGCGAACTTGCGAGAGTAAGCGGACCTCATAAAGTACGTCGTAGTCCGGATTGGAGTCTGCAACTCGACTCCATGAAGTCGGAATCGCTAGTAATCGTAGATCAGAATGCTACGGTGAATACGTTCCCGGGCCTTGTACACACCGCCCGTCACACCATGGGAGTGGGTTGCAAAAGAAGTAGGTAGCTTAACCTTCGGGAGGGCGCTTACCACTTTGTGATTCATGACTGGGGTGAAGTCGTAACAAGGTAACCGTAGGGGAACCTGCGGTTGGATCACCTCCTTACCTAACGATATTCGATTGTGCAGTGTCCACACAGATTGTCTGATAGAAAAGTAATGAGCAAACAAAACCTTGTGGTATAGGTAAGTGCCGGGAAATTTGTGACCGTCGAGTACGGTGACAAACGACAATGGCGCTCGATTTTTATGAAAAAATCTCACCTTTACCCGAAATTATCGAATCGCTGATTCGATAAGCAAATTTCGGGTCCCCATCGTCTAGAGGCCTAGGACACTGCCCTTTCACGGCTGTAACAGGGGTTCGAATCCCCTTGGGGACGCCATCCGATAATGAGTGAAAGACATTATCACCGGTTCGCAAGAACCGAAAATAACTTAAAGATGACTTTAACGAGTCGTGTTTAAGATATTGCTCTTTAACAATCTGGAACAAGCTGAAAATTGAAACATGACGGCTGAAACTTGTCCCCCGTAGCAGTTTGGGATGAGGAGTAACCTGTCATAGAGTCTCTCAAATGTAGCAATACGACGATGTCGAAAGACACCTTCGGGTTGTGAGGTTAAGTGACTAAGCGTACACGGTGGATGCCTAGGCAGTCAGAGGCGATGAAGGGCGTGCTAATCTGCGATAAGCGTCGGTAAGGTGATATGAACCGTAATAACCGGCGATACCCGAATGGGGAAACCCAGTGTGTTTCGACACACTATCATGTCATGAATACATAGTGGCATGAGGCGAACCGGGGGAACTGAAACATCTAAGTACCCCGAGGAAAAGAAATCAACCGAGATTCCCCCAGTAGCGGCGAGCGAACGGGGAGGAGCCCAGAACCTGAATCAGTTCTTGTGTTAGTGGAAGCGTCTGGAAAGTCGCGCAGTAAAGGGTGATAGCCCCGTACACTAAAATGCATTAATTGTGAGTTCGATGAGTAGGGCGGGACACGTGACATCCTGTCTGAATATGGGGGGGACCATCCTCCAAGGCTAAATACTCCTGACTGACCGATAGTGAACCAGTACCGTGAGGGAAAGGCGAAAAGAACCCCGGCGAGGGGAGTGAAATAGAACCTGAAACCGTGTACGTACAAGCAGTGGGAGCACCTTCGTGGTGTGACTGCGTACCTTTTGTATAATGGGTCAGCGACTTATATTTTGTAGCAAGGTTAACCGAATAGGGGAGCCGTAGGGAAACCGAGTCTTAACTGGGCGTCTAGTTGCAAGGTATAGACCCGAAACCCGGTGATCTAGCCATGGGCAGGTTGAAGGTTGGGTAACACTAACTGGAGGACCGAACCGACTAATGTTGAAAAATTAGCGGATGACTTGTGGCTGGGGGGTGAAAGGCCAATCAAACCGGGAGATAGCTGGTTCTCCCCGAAAGCTATTTAGGTAGCGCCTCGTGAACTCATCTTCGGGGGTAGAGCACTGTTTCGGCTAGGGGGCCATCCCGGCTTACCAAACCGATGCAAACTCCGAATACCGAAGAATGTTATCACGGGAGACACACGGCGGGTGCTAACGTCCGTCGTGAAGAGGGAAACAACCCAGACCGCCAGCTAAGGTCCCAAAGTCATGGTTAAGTGGGAAACGATGTGGGAAGGCACAGACAGCCAGGATGTTGGCTTAGAAGCAGCCATCATTTAAAGAAAGCGTAATAGCTCACTGGTCGAGTCGGCCTGCGCGGAAGATGTAACGGGGCTAAACCATGCACCGAAGCTGCGGCAGCGACGCTTAGGCGTTGTTGGGTAGGGGAGCGTTCTGTAAGCCTGTGAAGGTGTGCTGTGAGGCATGCTGGAGGTATCAGAAGTGCGAATGCTGACATAAGTAACGATAAAGCGGGTGAAAAGCCCGCTCGCCGGAAGACCAAGGGTTCCTGTCCAACGTTAATCGGGGCAGGGTGAGTCGACCCCTAAGGCGAGGCTGAAAAGCGTAGTCGATGGGAAACAGGTTAATATTCCTGTACTTGGTGTTACTGCGAAGGGGGGACGGAGAAGGCTAGGCTAGCCGGGCGACGGTTGTCCCGGTTTAAGCGTGTAGGAGGGTGTTCCTGGTAAATCCGGAACGCCGTTAACTCTGAGGCGTGATGACGATGCACTACGGTGCAGAAGTAGTTGATGCCAAGCTTCCAGGAAAAGCCTCTAAGCATCAGGTAACACGAAATCGTACCCCAAACCGACACAGGTGGTCAGGTAGAGAATACCAAGGCGCTTGAGAGAACTCGGGTGAAGGAACTAGGCAAAATGGTGCCGTAACTTCGGGAGAAGGCACGCTGGCGCGTAGGTGAAGTCCCTTGCGGATGGAGCTGAAGCCAGTCGCAGATACCAGCTGGCTGCAACTGTTTAATAAAAACACAGCACTGTGCAAACACGAAAGTGGACGTATACGGTGTGACGCCTGCCCGGTGCCGGAAGGTTAATTGATGGGGTCAGCCGCAAGGCGAAGCTCTTGATCGAAGCCCCGGTAAACGGCGGCCGTAACTATAACGGTCCTAAGGTAGCGAAATTCCTTGTCGGGTAAGTTCCGACCTGCACGAATGGCGTAATGATGGCCAGGCTGTCTCCACCCGAGACTCAGTGAAATTGAACTCGCTGTGAAGATGCAGTGTACCCGCGGCAAGACGGAAAGACCCCGTGAACCTTTACTATAGCTTGACACTGAACATTGAGCCTTGATGTGTAGGATAGGTGGGAGGCTTTGAAGCGTGGACGCCAGTCTGCGTGGAGCCAACCTTGAAATACCACCCTTTAATGTTTGATGTTCTAACTCGGCCCCGTAATCCGGGGTGAGGACAGTGTCTGGTGGGTAGTTTGACTGGGGCGGTCTCCTCCCAAAGAGTAACGGAGGAGCACGAAGGTTAGCTAATCACGGTCGGACATCGTGAGGTTAGTGCAAAGGCATAAGCTAGCTTGACTGCGAGAGTGACGGCTCGAGCAGGTGCGAAAGCAGGTCTTAGTGATCCGGTGGTTCTGAATGGAAGGGCCATCGCTCAACGGATAAAAGGTACTCCGGGGATAACAGGCTGATACCGCCCAAGAGTTCATATCGACGGCGGTGTTTGGCACCTCGATGTCGGCTCATCACATCCTGGGGCTGAAGTAGGTCCCAAGGGTATGGCTGTTCGCCATTTAAAGTGGTACGCGAGCTGGGTTTAGAACGTCGTGAGACAGTTCGGTCCCTATCTGCCGTGGGCGTTGGAAGATTGAGAGGGGTTGCTCCTAGTACGAGAGGACCGGAGTGAACGCACCACTGGTGTTCGGGTTGTCATGCCAATGGCACTGCCCGGTAGCTAAGTGCGGAAAAGATAAGCGCTGAAAGCATCTAAGCGCGAAACTTGCCTCGAGATGAGTCTTCCCTGGGCCTTTAAGGCCCCTGAAGGAACGTTTAAGACTAAGACGTTGATAGGCTGGGTGTGTAAGTGCAGCGATGCATTGAGCTAACCAGTACTAATGATCCGTGAGGCTTAACCTTACAACACCGAAGGTGTTTTAGAGACGAAAGATATTCAGCTGGTTCCGAGATTGGTTCTGATGGCTTTACGAGAAGTGAAGCGGTCGGGATGAAACAGAATTTGCCTGGCGGCAATAGCGCGGTGGTCCCACCTGACCCCATGCCGAACTCAGAAGTGAAACGCCGTAGCGCCGATGGTAGTGTGGGGTCTCCCCATGCGAGAGTAGGACACTGCCAGGCATCAAATTAGTGTGCTGATATGGCTCAGTTGGTAGAGCGCACCCTTGGTAAGGGTGAGGTCCCCAGTTCGACTCTGGGTATCAGCACCACTTTATTTAAGTGGGTTGAGAAGTTCGGCAGAAAAAGAATTTGCTTGGCGGCAATAGCGCGGTGGTCCCACCTGACCCCATGCCGAACTCAGAAGTGAAACGCCGTAGCGCCGATGGTAGTGTGGGGTCTCCCCATGCGAGAGTAGGACACTGCCAAGCATCAAATAAAGCAACAAGCCCTACGCGAAAGCGTGGGGCTTTTTGTTTTGTCTGTCAGTTGCTGTGCCGCCCAAGTATGGTATCCGTCTGGAACGGATGGGAACGCCGTAGGGGAGAATCTTCGCATGAAACGAATATTGCAGGACACGGGCAGGCATCCATTTCAACAGCCCCATGCGACAGCATGGGGCTTTTTCATATCATTTTCCCGATATCTTATCGATTGACCTGTTCTATTTGCCTGTCTTTTGGTGTTTTACCGGTGGTTTGACCTTTATAGCCCACAGAGCGAGGAATTGAGTACAATTGCTGCTATTCCCTTAGGTATTTCAGGAGTAACTAATGAAACTAGGCAATATATTCACCGGCTGCGCCACCGTTCTGGCCCTGACTTGCAGTGTGCCCGCGGTGGCTGATTCGGGGTTGTTTTGCTATGGTGCGCAGGATGAACAACCGCAAGATACGGCACAACTGGCTGAAACAATAGTCAAAAGCGTCTTCTATGAATACCGCTATCCAAGCGATTGGAATGATAACCCCAACTTAGAAAATGGTCATTTCCAGCAAGGGCGTAATTACCTGGTGCCGGGCGATCGCTTAGTCGTCGGGCCAGAACAGCGGGGATATCGCTGTGGTTATTACATTAGCGCCAAAGGAATACAAACGGCGAATTGGATAAAGGCTGATTCGGTACGGTTATTGGACAATGTAGCGCCCACAGGCTGGCAGGGATCCTGGTCAAGCAATGATAGCCGGCGGCGGTTGATAGTGACCAAAACGCGGGCTGAATATCAGTTTGTCGGAGGGGGGCAAGATCCGAACCGTATCAGTTTTACCTTCCCGTTTACTGAGCCGGCAATGAACCAGGACGCGCGCTTAGTGGCCCAGCAACCGACGGATACCCCTTGTGAGCTTAAGCTGCATCGATTAGGTGAATACATGATCATTACCAATGGTGAAAGCTGCGGTATGGTAAATGCCAATCCAGACGGCGTACTGCGTAAGCGTTGATTTAGGCGTTGTCCGTGCCGGTAATGAAACATTTTCACCTTTCGGTTACAGGCTCGACATTACGCAGAAAAAACGTTATCTTCGGGCATCTAGAAGTCTAAACGTATAAACGGATGTGTGAGGGGTAAGTAATGCCGATTCGTGTTCCTGATGAGCTGCCTGCGGTAAGTTTCTTGCGAAATGAGAATGTCTTTGTCATGGCATCCTCACGAGCAAAAACACAGGAAATCAGGCCATTGAAAGTGCTGATCCTTAACCTGATGCCGAAAAAGATCGAGACGGAAAACCAGTTCCTGCGGCTGCTGTCCAATTCTCCGCTGCAAATCGACATTCAGTTGCTGCGTATCGACAGCCGCGAATCAAAGAACACCCCGGCCGAGCACCTGAATAACTTCTATTGTGATTTTGAAGACATACAAAACGAAAACTTTGACGGCCTGATCGTGACCGGCGCGCCATTAGGTCTGGTTGATTTCTGTGACGTCGCCTACTGGCCTCAGATTGAACGCGTTATCGATTGGGCGAAGAATCACGTGACCTCGACGCTGTTCGTGTGCTGGGCGGTACAGGCTGCGCTAAATATCCTGTACGGCATCCCCAAGATGACGCGCGATGTAAAGTTGTCCGGGGTGTACCAGCATCAAACGCTGCAACCGCACGCGTTATTGACCCGTGGTTTTGACGAAACCTTTTTGGCGCCGCACTCGCGTTATGCCGACTTCCCCACCGATATCATCCGTCAATATACCGATCTCGATATCTTGGCCGAGTCGGAGCAAACCGGCGCCTATCTGTTTGCCAGCAAAGACAAACGACTGGCGTTTGTTACCGGTCATCCAGAATACGATGCGTTGACGCTGGCGGGAGAGTATTGTCGGGATTATGATGCCGGCCTTAACCCCTCGGTTCCACTGAATTACTTCCCTGATGACAATCCTCAACTCGCACCAAAAGCTACCTGGCGCAGCCATGGCCATCTGCTGTTTACCAATTGGCTGAACTATTTTGTTTATCAGATCACCCCGTTCGATCTGCGCCATATGAATCCGACCCTCGAATAATCTTTCTCTGGTTTTGGCGGCTGAATCGAGGCCGCCCCGATGCTGATGTTCGTCTCCCCCGTTCCGCTCCTGCTTGTTTTAATCGTTAAAATCCTTCTATTACAACCTATTAGCTACAATTCCATATTAATATGGAAGCGCTTTCCTTATGTGCTTTATGCAATAACCTTGTTAACTACTTGATAAAAAACAACTAATAAAATATTTATTTTAAAAATGGAAATCGTTTTTGATTTTTAAATTTACTTGGTTATTCTTAGATCACGCGGAACCAGATCTGACCAGTTGGCGATGGTTTATATCCGCCCTGAAGCGCACGCATTTTGGTGCATGGGTACCGGCCGATTGCCAATGGCAAAGCGGCAAGATGGGAAGGAGCACGGTAATGACACAGCAGATGGTAGGCACGGAGTTAACCTTTACACAGGCTTTTGGCGCCGCTGAGCGCCAGGTTCTGACGGATGATGCGGTTGAGTTTTTGACAGAATTGGTCAGTAAATTTACCCCACAGCGTAACAAACTCTTGGCGGCGCGCAGCGCCTGGCAGGCAGATATCGATCGCGGTGCGCTGCCAGGATTTATTTCGGAAACCAGTTCCATTCGTGAAAGTGAATGGGTTATCCGTGGCATTCCGGCTGATTTACGTGACCGTCGGGTAGAAATTACCGGGCCGGTTGAGCGCAAAATGGTGATCAATGCGCTGAACGCCAACGTCAAGGTATTCATGGCCGACTTTGAAGATTCGCTGGCACCGAGCTGGGAAAAGGTCATCGATGGGCAAATCAATCTGCACGATGCGGTTAACGGCACCATTTCCTATACCAATGAAGCCGGTAAAATTTATCAACTGAAGCCCAATCCGGCGGTGCTGATTGCTCGCGTTCGTGGGCTGCATCTGCCGGAAAAACACGTGCAGTGGCATGGCGAAGCGATTCCTGGCGGCCTGTTCGATTTCGCACTCTATTTCTTCCATAACTATCGCCAGTTGCTGGCTAACGGCAGCGGCCCGTATTTTTACCTGCCGAAAACCCAATCCTGGCAGGAGGCTGCCTGGTGGAGCGAGGTCTTCAGCTTTGCCGAAGATCGTTTTGCTCTGCCGCGTGGCACCATCAAGGCCACGGTGTTGATTGAAACCTTACCGGCAGTCTTCCAGATGGACGAAATCCTCTATCACCTGCGCGATCATATCGTCGGGCTGAACTGCGGCCGCTGGGATTACATCTTCAGCTATATCAAAACGCTGAAGAACCATGGCGACCGGGTGCTGCCGGATCGCCAGTCGGTGACCATGAATAAACCGTTCCTCAGCGCCTATTCTCGGCTGCTGATTAAAACCTGCCACAGGCGCGGTGCGTTTGCCATGGGCGGCATGGCGGCATTTATCCCCAGCAAGGAGGCGGGAGCAAAATGCCGTGGTATTGGATAAGGTGCGCGCCGACAAACAGCTGGAAGCCGACAATGGTCATGACGGCACCTGGGTAGCGCACCCCGGACTGGCGGATACCGTCATGGAGGTGTTTAACCACGCGCTGGGCGAACGCCAGAACCAGTTGGCGGTGCTGCGTGAAAACGACGCGCCGATCACCGCCGAGCAACTGCTGGAGCCTTGTGAAGGCGAGCGTACCGCAGCGGGCATGCGTGCCAACATTCGCGTAGCGGTGCAATACATTGAGGCATGGATTTCCGGTAACGGCTGCGTACCGATTTACGGCCTGATGGAAGACGCCGCTACGGCGGAGATTTCCCGTACCTCGATTTGGCAATGGATCCACCACGAAAAATCCCTCAGCGACGGACTGCCGGTTACCAAGGCGCTGTTCTGCCAGATGCTGAAAGAAGAGATGTCGGTGATACGCGATGAAGTCGGCGAGACACGTTTTAACGCCGGCCGCTACCAAGAAGCGGCACGCCTGATGGAGCGTATTACCACCCAGGATGAATTAATCGATTTCCTGACCTTACCCGGTTATGAGCTCCTGGCCTGAACCGCTGCTGATAATTAACCCTACAACTCAAGGATAAAATTATGACTCTCTCTCGTACCCAACAGATTGAACAGCTGGAACAGGACTGGACATCGGCACGCTGGGAAGGCATTACCCGCCCGTACAGTGCGCAAGACGTAATCAACCTGCGTGGTTCGGTTAACCCGGCGTGTACGCTGGCGCAAAACGGTGCCGTCAAACTGTGGGAACTGCTGCATGGCAAATCGCGCAAGGGCTACGTCAACAGCCTGGGGGCGTTAACCGGTGGGCAGGCGCTGCAACAGGCCAAGGCCGGCGTCGAGGCGATCTATCTGTCAGGCTGGCAGGTAGCGGCTGACGCCAACAGCGCGTCGGCGATGTATCCTGACCAGTCGCTGTATCCGGTTGATTCGGTTCCGGCAGTGGTTGAGCGCATCAATAACAGCTTCCGCCGTGCCGATCAGATCCAGTGGGCGAATAAAATCGAGCCGGGCAGCCAGGGTTATACCGATTATTTCCTGCCGATCGTTGCCGATGCGGAGGCCGGTTTTGGCGGCGTACTGAATGCCTTTGAGCTGATGAAGGCGATGATTGAAGCCGGCGCGGCCGGCGTGCACTTTGAAGATCAATTGGCGGCGGTTAAAAAATGCGGCCATATGGGCGGCAAGGTATTGGTGCCAACGCAGGAAGCGATTCAGAAACTGGTCGCGGCGCGCTTGGCAGCCGATGTACTGGGCGTACCGACGCTGCTGATTGCCCGTACCGACGCCGACGCGGCCGATCTGCTGACCTCGGACTGTGACCCGTACGACAGCGCATTCATCAGCGGTGAGCGCACCGCCGAAGGCTTCTTCCGTACCCATGCCGGCATCGAGCAGGCGATCAGCCGTGGTCTGGCCTATGCACCTTATGCCGATCTGGTGTGGTGTGAAACCTCGACGCCGGATTTGGCGGCCGCCAAGCGCTTTGCCGATGCCATCCACGCCAAATTCCC encodes:
- the metA gene encoding homoserine O-acetyltransferase MetA; translated protein: MPIRVPDELPAVSFLRNENVFVMASSRAKTQEIRPLKVLILNLMPKKIETENQFLRLLSNSPLQIDIQLLRIDSRESKNTPAEHLNNFYCDFEDIQNENFDGLIVTGAPLGLVDFCDVAYWPQIERVIDWAKNHVTSTLFVCWAVQAALNILYGIPKMTRDVKLSGVYQHQTLQPHALLTRGFDETFLAPHSRYADFPTDIIRQYTDLDILAESEQTGAYLFASKDKRLAFVTGHPEYDALTLAGEYCRDYDAGLNPSVPLNYFPDDNPQLAPKATWRSHGHLLFTNWLNYFVYQITPFDLRHMNPTLE
- the aceA gene encoding isocitrate lyase, giving the protein MTLSRTQQIEQLEQDWTSARWEGITRPYSAQDVINLRGSVNPACTLAQNGAVKLWELLHGKSRKGYVNSLGALTGGQALQQAKAGVEAIYLSGWQVAADANSASAMYPDQSLYPVDSVPAVVERINNSFRRADQIQWANKIEPGSQGYTDYFLPIVADAEAGFGGVLNAFELMKAMIEAGAAGVHFEDQLAAVKKCGHMGGKVLVPTQEAIQKLVAARLAADVLGVPTLLIARTDADAADLLTSDCDPYDSAFISGERTAEGFFRTHAGIEQAISRGLAYAPYADLVWCETSTPDLAAAKRFADAIHAKFPGKLLAYNCSPSFNWKKNLDDQTIARFQDELSAMGYKYQFITLAGIHSMWFNMFDLAHAYAQGEGMKHYVDKVQQPEFDAVSRGYTFASHQQEVGTGYFDKVTTVIQGGASSVTALTGSTEEQQF